Proteins encoded by one window of Porphyromonas vaginalis:
- a CDS encoding magnesium transporter CorA family protein, translating into MRKFYLPKQQFTQVDSLEPHTWVKVVQPTSEDIDYLCDELGIPDGFIGDTADSDERPRTEEEDGWRLTIIRIPIETPEGTTPYNTVPIGVISHLEKQLVVTICYHRTDLIPDFIQHNQRKGISVDTDIDFILRLIMSSAVWFLKYLKQISFLILETEEALEKSIRNEDLLRMMRLQKCLVYFNTSIRGNESVIGRFKVSHYEQYDADLAEDVAIELNQAYNMVNVYSDVMNGTMDAFGGIINNNINTIMRRMTSISMILMLPTLVASLYGMNVDLPWAEHPLAFIGIMVVCLIFSAIAFWLFKRIHWF; encoded by the coding sequence ATGCGGAAGTTTTACTTACCCAAGCAGCAGTTTACTCAAGTCGACAGCCTAGAGCCACACACGTGGGTCAAGGTGGTGCAGCCTACCTCGGAGGATATAGACTACCTCTGCGACGAACTGGGCATCCCCGACGGCTTCATCGGAGATACAGCGGATAGCGATGAGCGCCCTCGTACGGAGGAGGAGGATGGCTGGCGTCTCACCATCATACGTATCCCGATCGAGACACCCGAGGGCACGACCCCTTACAACACGGTCCCCATCGGTGTCATCTCGCACCTTGAGAAGCAGCTCGTCGTCACGATCTGCTACCACCGCACGGACCTCATCCCCGACTTCATCCAGCACAACCAGCGCAAGGGTATCTCGGTCGATACGGATATAGACTTTATTCTCCGGCTCATCATGAGCTCGGCCGTATGGTTCCTCAAGTACTTGAAGCAGATCAGCTTCCTGATCCTAGAGACCGAGGAGGCTCTGGAGAAAAGCATCCGCAACGAAGACCTCCTACGGATGATGCGCTTGCAGAAGTGCTTGGTTTACTTCAACACCTCCATACGAGGCAATGAGTCGGTCATCGGACGCTTTAAGGTGAGCCACTATGAGCAGTATGATGCCGATCTAGCGGAGGACGTCGCTATCGAGCTCAACCAGGCGTACAACATGGTCAATGTGTATAGCGATGTCATGAACGGGACGATGGATGCCTTCGGCGGGATCATCAACAACAACATCAATACGATCATGCGCCGCATGACCAGTATCTCAATGATCCTGATGCTACCTACGTTGGTCGCCTCACTGTATGGTATGAACGTCGATCTGCCATGGGCTGAGCATCCGTTGGCCTTTATAGGGATTATGGTGGTCTGCTTGATCTTCTCGGCGATTGCCTTCTGGCTCTTTAAGCGCATCCACTGGTTCTAG
- the zupT gene encoding zinc transporter ZupT has translation MLLDTSSTQVFYAFLITLWAGLSTGIGSALIFFTKRTNRIFLSVSLGFSAGVMVYVSFVELFRSAETTMTPFYGERLATLYATLAFFAGVALIGVIDRLIPEAENPHELPDQSAVRSLQNEPAQTTTAHEQSLLRTGMVTAIVLAIHNFPEGMVTFMSALTDLSLALPIAIAIALHNIPEGISVAIPIYHATGNKRKAFFLSLASGLAEPIGGLLGFLLLRPFLTPTVMGCCFAMIAGIMVYISFDELLPAAERFGHHHTALYGLIGGMAFMALSLLLL, from the coding sequence ATGCTACTAGATACGAGTAGTACACAGGTCTTTTACGCCTTTCTGATTACCCTCTGGGCGGGTCTCTCTACCGGCATCGGGAGTGCTCTGATCTTCTTTACCAAGCGCACCAACCGCATCTTCCTATCGGTCTCGCTGGGCTTTTCGGCGGGCGTGATGGTCTATGTCTCTTTTGTGGAGCTCTTTCGCTCTGCCGAGACGACGATGACGCCGTTCTATGGAGAGCGACTGGCGACGCTCTATGCTACGCTCGCTTTCTTTGCGGGGGTAGCGCTGATTGGTGTCATTGACCGGCTGATTCCGGAGGCGGAAAACCCTCACGAGCTGCCAGACCAGAGTGCTGTGCGAAGCCTTCAGAATGAACCCGCCCAAACAACTACCGCGCACGAGCAGAGCCTGCTACGTACCGGCATGGTCACGGCGATAGTTCTGGCGATCCACAACTTCCCCGAGGGTATGGTCACCTTTATGTCTGCGCTGACTGATCTCTCGTTGGCACTGCCGATAGCTATCGCTATTGCGCTGCACAACATCCCGGAGGGTATCTCGGTCGCTATCCCTATCTACCACGCTACGGGCAATAAGCGCAAAGCTTTCTTTCTCTCGCTCGCATCGGGTCTAGCTGAGCCTATTGGCGGACTGCTGGGCTTCTTGCTCTTGCGTCCTTTCCTGACCCCGACGGTGATGGGCTGTTGCTTTGCGATGATTGCGGGCATTATGGTGTACATCTCCTTTGACGAATTGCTCCCAGCTGCGGAGCGGTTTGGTCACCACCATACGGCACTCTACGGGCTCATCGGGGGTATGGCGTTTATGGCACTCAGCCTGTTGCTGCTCTAG
- the aspS gene encoding aspartate--tRNA ligase: MYRTHTCGALRASDEGQQVTLAGWVAKIRRMGAMTFLDLRDRYGITQIFFDESHQGLLSEVGREWVLAVTGTVRLRSSVNEKIPTGQIEILADRMEVLNRADTPPFTIEDVSDGGDDLRMKYRYLDLRRRPVLSNIELRHRMTMETRRYLDGLHFLEIETPMLIGSTPEGARDFVVPSRMNPGQFYALPQSPQTFKQLLMVAGMDRYFQIVKCFRDEDLRADRQPEFTQIDCEMSFVEQDDILSTFEGLAKHLFKEIRGIDLPTPLRRMTWYEAMDRYGSDKPDLRFGMEIAEVTETIQGHGFGVVDDAKYIGAIVVTGKADYTRKQIDQLTDFVKRPQVGAKGLLWLRYQPDGTMKSSFDKFLDADQLKALADKLSMQPGDIAFLISGDKRPAQKQLGTLRLHVASELGLMKPGHYECLWVVDFPLLEWDEETQRYYAMHHPFTAPKPEDQDRLESDPGSVRADAYDMVINGVEVGGGSIRIHDAELQARVFAALGFTKERAEEQFGFLMNAFKYGAPPHGGIAFGLDRWVSLMAELDSIRDCIAFPKNNSGRDVMIDAPARLDPEQLDELHLTVRETL, translated from the coding sequence ATGTACAGAACGCATACGTGTGGAGCTCTGCGTGCCTCTGACGAGGGACAGCAGGTGACGCTCGCGGGTTGGGTCGCTAAGATTCGTCGCATGGGAGCTATGACCTTCCTCGACTTACGTGATAGATATGGCATTACGCAGATCTTCTTTGATGAGTCGCATCAGGGGCTCCTCAGTGAGGTGGGGCGTGAGTGGGTGCTAGCGGTGACGGGTACCGTACGCCTGCGCAGTAGTGTCAATGAGAAGATCCCCACGGGACAGATCGAGATCCTCGCAGATCGTATGGAGGTACTGAATCGTGCCGACACGCCTCCCTTTACGATCGAGGATGTGAGTGACGGTGGCGATGACCTGCGTATGAAGTACCGCTACCTAGACCTGCGTCGTAGACCGGTGCTGAGCAATATAGAGCTACGTCACCGTATGACGATGGAGACGCGACGCTATCTCGACGGGCTCCACTTCCTAGAGATCGAGACACCGATGCTGATCGGCTCGACACCCGAGGGTGCGCGAGACTTTGTGGTGCCTAGTCGTATGAACCCAGGGCAGTTTTACGCATTGCCTCAGTCGCCACAGACCTTCAAGCAGCTACTGATGGTCGCGGGCATGGATCGCTACTTCCAGATCGTGAAGTGCTTTAGAGATGAGGATCTACGTGCCGATCGTCAGCCAGAGTTTACGCAGATAGACTGCGAGATGAGCTTCGTGGAGCAGGACGACATTTTGAGCACCTTCGAGGGGCTGGCAAAGCATCTCTTTAAGGAGATCCGTGGCATTGACCTCCCCACGCCACTACGACGCATGACTTGGTACGAGGCTATGGATCGCTATGGTAGCGACAAACCCGATCTGCGCTTCGGGATGGAGATCGCAGAGGTGACGGAGACGATACAGGGGCATGGCTTTGGCGTAGTTGATGATGCTAAGTACATTGGTGCTATCGTGGTCACGGGCAAGGCGGACTACACACGTAAGCAGATCGACCAGCTGACCGACTTTGTCAAGCGTCCACAGGTGGGTGCCAAGGGATTGCTCTGGCTACGCTATCAGCCTGATGGAACGATGAAGAGTAGCTTCGACAAGTTCCTCGATGCTGACCAACTCAAAGCTCTGGCCGATAAGCTGTCTATGCAGCCTGGCGACATAGCCTTCCTGATCTCTGGGGACAAGCGTCCAGCACAGAAGCAGCTGGGCACGCTACGTCTACACGTTGCCTCTGAGCTGGGCCTGATGAAGCCGGGGCACTATGAGTGTCTCTGGGTGGTCGACTTCCCGCTACTCGAGTGGGACGAGGAGACGCAACGCTACTATGCGATGCACCACCCCTTTACGGCTCCAAAGCCTGAGGATCAGGATCGTCTCGAGAGCGACCCTGGTAGCGTCCGTGCGGATGCTTACGACATGGTGATCAATGGTGTCGAGGTCGGCGGTGGCTCTATCCGTATCCACGATGCGGAGCTACAGGCGCGTGTCTTTGCGGCACTAGGCTTTACGAAGGAGCGTGCCGAGGAGCAGTTTGGTTTCTTGATGAATGCCTTTAAGTATGGTGCACCTCCTCACGGTGGTATCGCCTTCGGACTGGATCGC
- a CDS encoding leucine-rich repeat domain-containing protein, which produces MSKQLRIWLFVLLGTILTSTTLLAEGVITMTTSERIGAYIYLKIEANGNFTIEGAQRDREMTWYGYTFYTIMNQKVTIRGDVTTLACHEDSRLTSLSVSGCTALTELDCSYNQLSSLNLSSCTALTKLKCDDNPLTSINLSGCQSLKEFSWTGGKLTSLDVSQNTALTKLNCRGNELTSLNVSSCTALTYLNCEKNQLTSLNVSGCTALRDLYCKENQLTSLNVSGCTALTGLGCSKNQLNSLNVSGCTALTTLYCYSNRLTSLDISGCTALTELDCGNNKLTSLDVSGCTALTTLDCTYNPLTSINLSNCTSLKKFTWEKGQLTSLKVSGCTSLTELLCYKNQLTSLDVSGCTALTWLSCYDNQLTSLDVSSCTALTKLWCYENQLTSLNLSGCTALTWLHCYDNQLTSLDVSGCTALTGLYCYGNQINGEGMTKLVNSLPDRKGMSSGTLRVVDYSSKTKDKNQGSFADVATASKKNWEVQKYEPYYSSWTSYSGVGEGVITMTTSKAVGEKVDLGIVANGDVVIEGVSEMPQLGKNRNNYTLTSQTIIIQGDVTKLDCYGNQLMSLDVSGCSALTKLDCSKNQLTSFGVSGCSALTELDCSSNQLTNLNVSKNTALTMLVCYDNQINGENMTRLVTSLPSRKGLRSGNLVIVSRRESEVNLCRPSDIAIAQEKNWIPKWQNGDSYKGFGDGVIIMTTSKAVGEKVDLGIVANGDVVIEGVSEMPYLSERYSKNYTLTSQTITIRGDITELACVGNQLTSLDVSGCTTLTKLDCNNNQLTSLDVSGCTTLTKLDCYGNQLTSLNVSGCTALTKLVCYKNRLKGEAMTQMAAGLSDRSGKESGSLYVVCDESDENNLLRSDVLTASRKNWQVFKYIVNTGKSVLYSGAGGDDEIVMTITKEQYLEGGIRLAILADGDVTIEGVHEKRIFTDGSEHTYTLAGTQITIRGNVTELDCSKNQITNLDLSKCNSLWTLSCSGNKLTNVDVSRCSLLTYLDCSDNQINGENMTRLVTNLPSRKGLRSGNLVMISRRESEGNLCRPSDVAIAREKSWISKWENGDLCKGIGEGIITMTTSKAVGETILLEVKANGDFFINGAQDTGETNYLGGKYYRIKSQTIIIQGDVTELDCPRNRLTNLNVSGCITLTELNCYNNQLNSLNVSQNTALTGLGCSKNQLNSLNVSGCTALTTLYCYSNRLTSLDISGCTALTELNCYNNQLTSLNVSGCTALTELNCYNNQLTSLNVSGCTALTELECGGNQLSSLDVSKNTALTTLSCYSNQINGENMTRLVNSLFDRKGMSSGTLRVVDYSSKTKNKNWCSIADVATASKKNWAVQKYGPYYHSWTSYSGVGEEVITMTTSKAVGEKVDLRIVTNGDVVIEGVSEMTQLGRNSNNYTLTSQTITIRGDVAELDCFGNQLTSLNVSGCTALTKLDCSHNQLTSLDLSQNSALVKLVCSRNKLETLDLSACPNLESLACYRNKIRGNAVAQLVESLPDRYGKELGKFYFVYYSEDEYEENFCYRPAVGRANDKNWRPQKHYSFSWEDYFGVMDEGVVMMRTAQEVGSQITLTLEAKGDVAIDGVKGVPETDGKPHQYTLISQDVTIRGYVTKLHCSGNKLTSLDLSTTVPLVELDCSNNQLTSLDVSHNAAVTSLTCYRNQIKGEAMAQLIKGLPQLPLRSTHLFGIVSNAADEGNVFFKADVERVQDKGWSPMKWNEERQQYEPYAGKETESFAVTLTKEGEGTINATGADDLTAVPYGTELTIVATPTEGYELISLTAGEEDILATKKLVVTDNVTVKATFDEATFAVTLTSNEHGDITIVEPVNLDAVPYGTTLTVKATGKNAQCVLTELTANGKDILATQSFVVTGATEVKATFVDHTGVETTVTQQVQLYPNPATDYVIVEGVAPASEVTLHSMTGERLYAGRADDRGVLQIDLTPYADGVYLVCVAGDTYRVVVRH; this is translated from the coding sequence ATGAGCAAACAACTACGCATCTGGCTCTTCGTCCTCCTCGGCACGATCCTCACCTCCACCACCCTCCTCGCCGAAGGTGTCATCACGATGACGACTTCCGAAAGAATTGGAGCTTACATCTACCTGAAAATCGAAGCAAATGGCAATTTCACCATCGAGGGAGCCCAACGCGATAGAGAAATGACCTGGTATGGTTATACGTTCTACACGATTATGAACCAGAAGGTTACCATCCGAGGCGATGTGACAACGCTTGCGTGCCACGAAGACAGTCGACTAACTAGCTTGAGCGTCTCGGGCTGTACCGCTCTGACAGAGCTTGACTGCTCCTACAATCAACTGTCCAGCTTGAATCTCTCGAGTTGCACCGCCTTAACAAAGCTGAAATGCGACGACAACCCACTGACTAGTATCAATCTTTCGGGATGCCAGTCGCTGAAGGAATTCTCGTGGACTGGTGGCAAACTGACCAGCTTGGACGTGTCGCAGAACACCGCCTTGACAAAGCTTAACTGCAGGGGCAATGAACTGACCAGCTTGAACGTCTCTAGTTGTACCGCCTTGACATATCTTAACTGCGAAAAGAACCAACTGACCAGCTTGAACGTATCAGGCTGTACGGCCTTGAGAGATCTTTACTGCAAGGAAAATCAACTGACCAGCTTGAACGTCTCTGGCTGTACCGCTTTGACAGGGCTTGGCTGCTCCAAGAATCAACTGAACAGCTTGAACGTTTCGGGCTGTACCGCCTTGACAACGCTTTACTGCTACAGCAATCGACTGACCAGTTTGGACATCTCGGGCTGTACCGCCTTGACAGAGCTTGACTGTGGCAACAATAAACTGACCAGTTTGGACGTCTCGGGCTGCACCGCCTTGACAACGCTTGACTGCACCTACAATCCATTGACTAGTATAAACCTATCTAATTGTACATCGCTAAAGAAGTTTACTTGGGAAAAAGGCCAGTTGACCAGCTTGAAGGTGTCGGGCTGTACCTCCTTGACAGAGCTTCTCTGCTACAAAAATCAACTGACCAGTTTGGACGTGTCGGGTTGTACCGCCTTGACATGGCTGAGCTGCTACGACAATCAACTGACCAGCTTGGACGTCTCGAGCTGTACCGCCTTGACAAAGCTTTGGTGCTACGAAAATCAACTGACCAGCTTGAACCTCTCGGGCTGTACCGCCTTGACATGGCTTCACTGCTACGACAATCAACTGACCAGCTTGGACGTATCTGGCTGTACCGCCTTGACAGGGCTTTACTGCTATGGCAATCAGATTAACGGAGAGGGCATGACCAAGTTGGTGAACAGTCTTCCTGATCGAAAGGGGATGAGCAGTGGTACTCTTCGAGTGGTAGATTACTCATCTAAGACAAAGGATAAAAACCAGGGTAGCTTTGCCGATGTAGCTACTGCAAGCAAGAAAAACTGGGAAGTTCAAAAATATGAACCTTATTATTCTTCTTGGACGAGTTACTCTGGTGTTGGAGAGGGAGTCATTACTATGACCACCTCTAAAGCTGTCGGAGAAAAAGTTGATTTAGGAATTGTGGCAAATGGAGATGTGGTTATTGAAGGTGTTAGTGAGATGCCACAATTAGGCAAAAATCGCAACAACTACACGCTTACTAGTCAGACGATAATCATTCAAGGAGATGTAACAAAGCTTGACTGCTACGGCAATCAGCTGATGAGCTTGGATGTGTCGGGCTGTAGTGCCTTGACAAAGCTTGACTGCAGTAAGAATCAACTGACCAGCTTTGGAGTATCGGGTTGCAGCGCCTTGACAGAGCTTGACTGCTCCAGCAATCAACTGACCAACCTGAACGTATCAAAGAATACCGCCTTAACAATGCTTGTGTGCTACGACAATCAGATTAACGGAGAGAATATGACAAGGTTGGTGACTAGCCTTCCTAGTCGCAAGGGCTTGAGGTCAGGCAATCTTGTTATTGTCAGCAGACGTGAGAGCGAAGTAAATCTATGTAGACCATCTGATATAGCTATAGCACAAGAGAAGAACTGGATTCCTAAATGGCAAAATGGGGATTCTTATAAGGGATTTGGCGACGGTGTCATCATCATGACCACCTCTAAAGCTGTCGGAGAAAAAGTTGATTTAGGAATTGTGGCAAATGGAGATGTGGTTATTGAAGGTGTTAGTGAGATGCCATATCTATCAGAAAGATATAGTAAAAACTATACGCTCACTAGTCAGACAATAACCATCCGAGGAGATATTACTGAGCTTGCCTGTGTAGGAAATCAACTGACTAGCTTGGATGTGTCGGGCTGTACCACCTTGACTAAGCTTGACTGTAACAATAATCAACTGACTAGCTTGGATGTGTCGGGCTGTACCACCTTGACTAAGCTTGACTGCTACGGCAATCAGTTGACCAGCTTGAATGTCTCGGGCTGTACCGCCTTGACAAAGCTGGTCTGTTACAAAAACCGTCTTAAGGGGGAAGCTATGACGCAAATGGCGGCTGGTCTCTCTGATCGAAGTGGAAAGGAGTCGGGATCTCTGTATGTGGTTTGCGATGAATCAGATGAAAACAACCTGCTCAGATCTGATGTGCTTACAGCCTCTAGGAAGAATTGGCAAGTATTCAAATATATAGTCAATACAGGAAAGTCCGTACTATACTCTGGGGCTGGTGGTGATGATGAGATTGTGATGACCATAACAAAAGAGCAGTATCTTGAGGGGGGCATTCGGCTCGCTATACTAGCTGATGGGGATGTAACGATAGAGGGCGTTCACGAGAAGAGGATTTTTACTGATGGCTCAGAACACACCTATACACTAGCAGGGACGCAGATTACAATACGAGGTAATGTTACAGAGCTGGACTGCTCTAAAAACCAAATAACCAATCTAGATCTATCTAAGTGTAACTCCTTGTGGACTCTGAGCTGTTCTGGCAATAAGCTAACAAACGTTGACGTGTCAAGATGCTCGCTTTTGACATATCTTGACTGCTCTGACAATCAGATTAACGGAGAGAATATGACAAGGTTGGTGACGAACCTCCCTAGTCGCAAGGGTCTGAGGTCAGGCAATCTTGTTATGATCAGCAGACGTGAGAGCGAAGGAAATCTATGTAGACCATCTGATGTAGCTATAGCACGAGAGAAGAGTTGGATTTCTAAATGGGAAAATGGAGATCTTTGTAAGGGAATTGGCGAAGGGATCATCACCATGACCACCTCCAAAGCTGTCGGAGAGACAATTTTGTTGGAAGTTAAAGCCAATGGCGACTTCTTCATCAATGGCGCCCAAGATACTGGAGAAACGAACTATCTCGGTGGCAAGTACTACAGAATCAAAAGCCAAACCATCATCATTCAAGGCGATGTAACAGAGCTTGACTGCCCACGGAATCGACTGACCAACTTGAACGTCTCGGGCTGTATCACCTTGACAGAGCTTAACTGCTACAATAATCAACTGAACAGCTTGAACGTGTCGCAGAACACCGCTTTGACAGGGCTTGGCTGCTCCAAGAATCAACTGAACAGCTTGAACGTTTCGGGCTGTACCGCCTTGACAACGCTTTACTGCTACAGCAATCGACTGACCAGTTTGGACATCTCGGGCTGTACCGCCTTGACAGAGCTTAACTGCTACAATAATCAACTGACCAGCTTGAACGTGTCGGGTTGTACCGCCTTGACAGAGCTTAACTGCTACAATAATCAACTGACCAGCTTGAACGTGTCGGGTTGTACCGCCTTGACAGAGCTTGAGTGTGGAGGTAATCAACTGAGTAGCTTAGACGTGTCAAAGAACACCGCCTTGACAACCCTTTCCTGCTACAGCAATCAGATTAACGGAGAGAATATGACCAGGTTGGTGAATAGTCTTTTTGATCGAAAGGGGATGAGCAGTGGTACTCTTCGAGTGGTAGATTACTCATCTAAGACAAAGAATAAAAACTGGTGTAGCATTGCCGATGTAGCTACTGCAAGCAAGAAAAACTGGGCAGTTCAAAAATATGGGCCTTATTATCATTCTTGGACGAGTTACTCTGGTGTTGGAGAGGAAGTCATTACTATGACCACCTCTAAAGCTGTCGGAGAAAAAGTTGATTTAAGAATTGTGACAAATGGAGATGTGGTTATTGAAGGTGTTAGTGAGATGACACAACTAGGCAGAAATAGCAACAACTACACGCTTACTAGTCAGACGATAACCATCCGAGGAGATGTTGCTGAGCTTGACTGTTTTGGCAATCAGTTGACTAGTTTGAATGTCTCTGGTTGTACCGCCTTGACAAAGCTTGACTGCTCCCACAATCAACTGACCAGCTTAGATCTGTCACAAAACAGTGCTTTGGTAAAGCTTGTCTGCTCTAGGAATAAGCTGGAGACTCTAGATTTATCGGCTTGTCCCAATCTTGAGAGCTTGGCGTGCTATAGGAATAAGATTAGGGGCAATGCTGTAGCGCAACTAGTCGAGAGCCTCCCAGATCGATATGGTAAGGAGCTGGGCAAGTTTTACTTTGTCTACTACAGCGAGGATGAGTATGAGGAGAACTTCTGCTACCGCCCCGCTGTGGGACGTGCCAACGATAAGAATTGGAGACCTCAAAAGCACTACTCCTTTTCTTGGGAAGACTACTTTGGTGTGATGGATGAGGGTGTTGTGATGATGCGTACAGCTCAAGAGGTGGGGAGTCAGATTACTCTGACCTTGGAGGCTAAGGGAGATGTGGCGATAGACGGTGTCAAGGGTGTGCCTGAGACTGATGGCAAGCCACATCAGTACACGCTCATAAGCCAAGATGTCACCATACGAGGGTATGTGACGAAGCTACACTGCTCGGGCAATAAGCTGACTAGCCTGGATCTCTCAACGACCGTTCCGCTAGTTGAGCTAGACTGCTCCAACAACCAACTGACCTCTCTGGATGTGTCGCACAACGCTGCCGTGACCTCTCTCACTTGCTACAGAAATCAGATCAAGGGCGAGGCGATGGCACAGCTCATCAAGGGGCTCCCACAGCTACCGCTGAGGAGTACACATCTCTTTGGCATCGTATCCAATGCAGCTGACGAGGGGAACGTATTCTTCAAGGCTGATGTGGAGCGTGTGCAAGACAAGGGTTGGTCTCCGATGAAGTGGAACGAGGAGCGTCAGCAGTACGAGCCTTACGCAGGTAAAGAGACGGAGTCGTTTGCTGTGACGCTGACCAAGGAGGGCGAAGGGACGATTAACGCCACGGGGGCAGATGATCTCACGGCTGTACCCTATGGTACGGAGCTGACGATCGTCGCAACACCTACCGAGGGATATGAACTAATATCTCTTACGGCTGGTGAAGAGGACATCCTCGCTACGAAAAAGTTGGTCGTTACGGATAATGTGACAGTCAAGGCAACCTTCGATGAGGCAACCTTTGCCGTGACGCTGACCAGCAACGAGCATGGAGATATCACAATCGTTGAGCCAGTTAATCTAGACGCGGTGCCGTATGGTACGACTCTGACGGTTAAGGCTACGGGCAAGAATGCGCAGTGCGTACTGACGGAGCTGACGGCCAACGGCAAGGACATCCTGGCTACCCAGAGCTTTGTGGTCACAGGTGCAACGGAGGTCAAGGCAACGTTTGTGGATCACACAGGCGTGGAGACGACCGTCACGCAACAGGTGCAGCTCTACCCGAATCCAGCGACTGACTATGTCATCGTGGAGGGTGTAGCACCTGCCAGCGAGGTGACGCTGCACAGCATGACTGGCGAACGACTCTATGCGGGTCGTGCCGATGATCGAGGCGTGCTGCAGATTGACTTGACACCCTATGCAGACGGGGTTTACCTAGTCTGCGTAGCGGGCGATACTTACCGCGTAGTGGTAAGGCACTAG